One segment of Nostoc piscinale CENA21 DNA contains the following:
- a CDS encoding siphovirus Gp157 family protein: protein MTQAIEREINQLTLKELSLDAAKLWSQIEEASELGEEGKVEQLVQELMGVQDGIETKIDAIAWVVDQLNLDLETWEERKARVAELHDQVISRRKTQLEQIKRTLIHLHEIGLISDKNIGKERVIEIRDNPPKVANLLVEVDDQDFPDEFRVIKYQANNKAILEAYKSGKDISDVAEITIGKQVRFKVQSATKGRNKKNHN from the coding sequence ATGACTCAAGCAATTGAACGCGAAATCAATCAACTCACGCTCAAAGAGTTAAGCTTAGATGCTGCTAAACTCTGGTCACAGATAGAAGAAGCAAGCGAGTTAGGCGAAGAAGGTAAAGTAGAACAACTCGTACAAGAACTGATGGGTGTTCAAGATGGTATCGAAACCAAAATTGATGCGATCGCCTGGGTAGTTGACCAGCTAAATCTTGACCTTGAAACCTGGGAAGAAAGAAAAGCGCGAGTAGCCGAACTCCACGATCAGGTAATCTCACGTCGTAAAACTCAACTTGAACAAATCAAGCGTACCCTGATCCATCTGCACGAGATTGGATTAATCAGTGACAAAAATATTGGTAAGGAAAGGGTAATTGAAATCAGGGATAACCCGCCCAAAGTCGCTAACTTACTAGTAGAGGTAGACGATCAAGATTTTCCTGATGAATTTAGAGTTATTAAGTACCAAGCTAATAATAAGGCAATTCTTGAAGCCTATAAATCTGGTAAAGATATTAGCGATGTTGCTGAGATAACTATTGGGAAACAGGTACGGTTTAAGGTGCAATCAGCTACTAAGGGGCGCAACAAGAAAAACCACAACTAA
- a CDS encoding ThiF family adenylyltransferase, whose protein sequence is MKYSLSMTAVQQAEIKAHVLPPDGKEAVAIALCGRRAGATSHCLLVHKVIPVPYEACSIREVNRVSWSTDVLIPLLGEASRRGMAILKIHGHPQNYPWHSEVDDESDRELFPSIYGWMEDDYPHASAIMLPNGQIIGRIVFPDGTFESLDVVKVVGEDLKFYYANADLQTVPEFAKRTAQTFGEDTYAKLKRLKVGVVGCSGTGSWVVEQFGRYGVGALVLVDPDYVEEKNLNRIPAWITDAQTKMPKVEMARRNIELMGLGTQVEIFPTSLFNSEAVRSLADCDVVFGCVDTIDGRWLLNRLATFYLLPYFDLGVKLEADGKGGIDQSCGGIQYLQPGQSLWSRGMFTLEQVRAAGLRRTNPKEYEQLRRDKYIAGLPPDERPAVISVNMNIASFAVLEFLARLHPYREEPNSQYDSLMFSFSQMQLYTEPMTTLCPTLVKHIGRGDVIPLLDNSELSDTEAICI, encoded by the coding sequence ATGAAGTACTCTCTCAGTATGACTGCTGTTCAGCAGGCAGAAATTAAAGCACACGTTCTACCACCTGACGGCAAAGAAGCAGTTGCGATCGCTCTTTGTGGTCGTCGTGCTGGAGCTACAAGCCATTGTCTGCTTGTTCACAAGGTTATTCCTGTTCCTTACGAAGCTTGTTCAATTCGAGAAGTTAATCGCGTTTCTTGGTCAACCGATGTATTGATTCCGTTACTAGGGGAAGCGTCAAGGCGGGGAATGGCAATTCTTAAAATTCATGGGCATCCGCAAAATTACCCCTGGCACTCTGAAGTTGATGATGAATCTGACCGTGAACTGTTTCCTTCCATCTATGGCTGGATGGAGGATGATTACCCCCACGCCAGCGCAATTATGTTGCCTAATGGGCAGATTATTGGACGCATTGTCTTTCCAGACGGAACGTTTGAATCACTCGACGTTGTTAAAGTTGTTGGCGAAGATTTAAAGTTTTATTACGCTAATGCAGATTTACAAACTGTGCCGGAATTCGCGAAGCGAACAGCACAAACTTTTGGTGAAGATACATACGCCAAACTTAAACGCTTAAAAGTTGGTGTTGTTGGTTGCTCTGGTACGGGGAGTTGGGTTGTAGAACAATTTGGACGTTATGGTGTAGGTGCATTAGTGTTAGTTGACCCTGATTATGTTGAGGAAAAAAATTTAAACCGTATTCCTGCTTGGATAACTGATGCCCAAACGAAAATGCCCAAAGTGGAGATGGCACGACGGAACATTGAATTGATGGGTTTAGGAACTCAAGTCGAAATCTTTCCTACCAGCTTATTCAACTCTGAAGCAGTGCGATCGCTGGCAGATTGTGACGTTGTTTTTGGTTGTGTGGATACGATTGATGGTCGTTGGCTTTTAAATCGTTTAGCAACGTTTTATTTGCTACCTTACTTCGATTTGGGTGTGAAGTTGGAAGCTGATGGCAAAGGAGGTATCGATCAATCCTGTGGCGGCATCCAGTATCTTCAGCCAGGACAAAGCCTTTGGAGTCGAGGCATGTTCACACTAGAGCAAGTTCGGGCAGCTGGGTTAAGACGAACTAATCCAAAGGAGTATGAGCAGCTACGTCGTGACAAATATATTGCTGGATTACCACCAGATGAACGACCTGCTGTTATTAGCGTCAATATGAACATTGCATCGTTTGCCGTGCTGGAATTCTTAGCAAGACTGCATCCTTACCGAGAAGAACCTAATTCACAGTATGATTCCTTGATGTTCAGTTTTAGTCAAATGCAACTATACACTGAGCCAATGACAACTCTTTGTCCAACTTTAGTGAAGCATATAGGCCGGGGTGATGTGATTCCTCTATTAGATAATTCTGAGTTAAGTGACACAGAGGCGATTTGTATATGA
- a CDS encoding TetR/AcrR family transcriptional regulator, whose protein sequence is MTTESSAARQQILETASLLFYQKGIQHVGINEVIAASGVAKRTLYRWFSSKDQLIEEVMKYRAAQWLRWFENAVADRGNTPKERLLATFDVLQGWYALPDFRGCPFINAVLEIADASHPAHQVSVQLRECIRTYIMQLASQAGVRDPESFSQQYLLLIGGASLMATIEGNPIGAQYARNALSVLIDASGT, encoded by the coding sequence ATGACTACTGAATCAAGTGCTGCACGTCAACAAATTTTAGAAACCGCTTCTCTCCTGTTTTATCAGAAGGGAATTCAACACGTAGGAATAAATGAAGTCATTGCCGCGTCTGGTGTAGCAAAAAGAACCCTTTACCGATGGTTTTCTTCCAAAGACCAACTAATTGAAGAAGTGATGAAATATCGTGCTGCTCAATGGTTACGTTGGTTTGAAAATGCAGTTGCAGATCGAGGAAACACTCCTAAAGAGCGTTTACTGGCAACCTTTGATGTTCTCCAGGGTTGGTACGCTTTGCCTGACTTTCGCGGTTGTCCATTTATCAATGCGGTCTTAGAAATTGCTGATGCTTCTCATCCAGCTCATCAAGTCTCAGTTCAGTTGAGAGAATGTATCCGCACTTACATCATGCAGCTAGCATCCCAAGCAGGTGTGCGTGACCCGGAATCGTTTTCACAGCAGTATTTGCTTTTAATTGGGGGAGCTAGTTTAATGGCAACGATTGAGGGAAATCCCATTGGAGCGCAATATGCCAGAAATGCTTTGTCTGTATTGATTGATGCTAGTGGTACTTAG
- a CDS encoding TetR/AcrR family transcriptional regulator: protein MGRPVKEKSLTQQDVINAAIACLDQEGEAALGVNRVARELGIKPPAIYKHLDGNVALRRAVALTIWQQYIEWSRQQTNGLEDPQALLRAGGSATRDFARSYPHRYRVMTQFQLNLQDPETAPLIQEVFRFLKRVLQSYNLSETKLIDAMRMVNAAITGFITIEQAGLMTLERSTDASYEVMIDALVVAIQHIQKVDS from the coding sequence ATGGGTCGTCCAGTCAAAGAAAAGTCCTTGACGCAGCAGGATGTAATTAATGCTGCGATCGCCTGTCTCGATCAAGAAGGGGAAGCGGCTTTAGGTGTGAATCGGGTTGCAAGGGAATTGGGTATTAAGCCTCCTGCGATTTACAAGCATCTAGATGGCAATGTAGCTTTGCGACGGGCAGTTGCACTCACCATTTGGCAGCAATATATTGAATGGTCTCGTCAACAAACCAACGGATTGGAAGATCCCCAAGCATTACTACGGGCAGGGGGAAGTGCAACGCGGGACTTTGCGCGCTCTTACCCCCACCGCTATCGAGTTATGACCCAATTTCAACTCAATCTGCAAGATCCAGAAACTGCCCCACTAATTCAAGAAGTCTTCCGCTTCCTCAAACGTGTGCTGCAATCCTACAATCTCAGCGAAACAAAATTAATTGATGCAATGCGAATGGTTAACGCAGCAATTACTGGTTTTATCACGATCGAACAGGCTGGATTAATGACATTAGAACGTTCTACTGATGCTAGTTATGAGGTGATGATAGACGCGTTAGTAGTTGCAATCCAACATATTCAAAAAGTTGACTCATGA
- a CDS encoding tyrosine-type recombinase/integrase, producing MENLPVKSVESLAVEVVTLPLDEARVALVDYYFPNRQKINSTQQLIELWVHSVTIKSDQTRRAYRQIGYELVDYMQSRFGISDLRMVTLFHLHAYLAWLKDEKPVRGKKNTYGISKNTVAKYTAAIKSLWEWGTRASIGYFAIDLGKDLSIQWDDKLAERILSEREIAKLEKAAMAVDLQHNTNKMHWLLFTLMFYSGVRAGEIARQTSDYGKRVITPGLFWRQFREDGDCLLLTVTGKRNKTRTISLDPETSAVLLDYRGDAGNDRPVFPSPSRRDRGKPLSDRGLRLMMEEISACAGIKFSAHFLRHTHATLAKKKWSF from the coding sequence ATGGAAAATTTACCCGTCAAAAGCGTGGAATCACTTGCTGTGGAGGTGGTGACTCTACCGCTTGATGAAGCTCGTGTTGCGCTTGTGGATTATTATTTTCCCAACCGCCAAAAAATTAATTCCACACAACAGCTAATTGAGCTATGGGTGCATTCTGTCACTATCAAAAGCGACCAAACACGACGGGCATATCGGCAAATTGGTTATGAGCTTGTCGATTATATGCAGTCGCGGTTTGGGATATCTGATTTGAGGATGGTAACGTTATTCCATCTACACGCTTATCTGGCTTGGCTCAAAGATGAAAAGCCAGTACGCGGAAAGAAAAATACTTATGGAATTAGTAAAAATACTGTGGCTAAATACACGGCAGCGATTAAAAGTTTGTGGGAGTGGGGTACTAGAGCTTCTATTGGTTATTTTGCTATCGATTTGGGCAAGGACTTAAGCATCCAGTGGGACGATAAGCTCGCAGAGCGCATTCTCTCGGAACGCGAGATTGCCAAGTTGGAAAAAGCGGCGATGGCAGTAGACTTGCAACACAACACTAATAAGATGCATTGGCTGCTGTTTACTCTCATGTTTTACAGTGGGGTGAGGGCAGGAGAAATTGCCCGACAAACTTCTGATTATGGTAAGCGCGTAATTACGCCGGGGTTATTTTGGCGGCAGTTTCGGGAGGATGGGGACTGTCTGTTGTTAACTGTAACGGGGAAACGAAATAAAACCCGAACTATTAGTCTCGATCCGGAGACTAGTGCGGTGCTACTGGATTATCGTGGAGATGCAGGCAATGATCGGCCGGTGTTTCCCAGTCCCAGCCGGCGGGACAGGGGTAAACCTCTAAGCGATCGCGGGTTGCGACTGATGATGGAGGAAATTTCTGCTTGTGCGGGAATTAAGTTCAGCGCCCACTTTCTCCGCCATACCCACGCAACGCTGGCTAAAAAAAAATGGAGCTTCTGA
- a CDS encoding amidase, whose translation MSSLTFAPAHQLARMIRNREVSAVEVLNAYLAQIAKHNSKLNAICTLDEENAYLRARLADEALAKGENWGALHGVPITIKDIFETAGLLTTAGYIPLKDYVPQQDATVVARLRTAGAVILGKTNMAELAGDYQSTNSLFPQVNNPWNLDYTAGGSSGGSAAAVAAGLSSLDLGNDIAGSVRQPAHFCGVYGLKPTDRRISTAGQIPEVPGMPVCLRQMMTVGCFARSLEDIRLCFSLIAGSDIRRPDVPPIPLDNPSGKSLQNLKIAWLDEWVEVPVASEIRVAMSAIAQTLTQAGVQIERWLPKNFDLSKTLNLYGRMAAYINIYAQPVDRYNLRRSWQQIFRTATQGEKELRKLGDFSRLLPDLLNPRLKGYFEVLTERDRFTTQMDEALEPWDAWLTPVAATPAFTHRPAWSAIEIDGRPYPHAVANGAYTMPFNLSGHPAVVIPIGHTQNGLPIGMQVVGKRWREMELLAIAQELDKVINAFRSPFEII comes from the coding sequence ATGAGTAGCCTGACGTTTGCTCCTGCCCATCAGCTGGCGCGAATGATTCGCAATCGCGAAGTTTCTGCCGTTGAAGTTCTCAATGCTTACTTGGCTCAAATCGCCAAACACAACTCGAAGTTGAATGCCATTTGCACGCTGGATGAGGAAAATGCTTATCTTAGGGCAAGGCTGGCTGATGAGGCTTTAGCTAAAGGCGAAAACTGGGGTGCTTTACATGGCGTTCCCATCACGATTAAAGACATTTTTGAAACCGCAGGGTTGTTGACCACCGCAGGCTACATTCCTCTCAAAGACTACGTACCTCAACAAGATGCCACCGTCGTTGCCAGACTTCGGACAGCAGGAGCAGTCATCCTGGGAAAAACAAACATGGCGGAACTGGCTGGCGATTACCAAAGTACGAATTCTCTGTTTCCACAAGTCAATAATCCTTGGAATCTTGACTACACTGCTGGCGGGAGTTCTGGGGGGAGTGCTGCGGCTGTGGCAGCAGGGTTATCGTCATTGGATTTAGGCAACGATATTGCGGGTTCAGTGCGTCAGCCTGCTCATTTCTGCGGTGTGTATGGTTTGAAGCCTACGGATCGCCGCATTTCTACAGCAGGGCAAATTCCAGAAGTGCCTGGAATGCCAGTGTGTCTTCGGCAAATGATGACAGTGGGTTGTTTTGCGCGATCGCTCGAAGATATCCGGCTGTGCTTCTCATTAATTGCAGGTTCTGATATTCGCCGTCCTGATGTGCCGCCAATTCCGCTTGATAATCCTTCTGGTAAGTCTTTACAGAATCTCAAAATTGCTTGGCTCGATGAATGGGTAGAGGTTCCTGTTGCGTCTGAAATTCGAGTGGCGATGAGTGCGATCGCACAAACCCTGACTCAAGCAGGTGTCCAAATTGAACGCTGGCTTCCTAAAAATTTTGACCTATCAAAAACACTGAACCTCTACGGGCGGATGGCTGCATACATCAACATTTACGCTCAACCCGTAGATCGATATAACTTGCGTCGCAGTTGGCAGCAGATTTTTCGCACCGCTACCCAAGGGGAAAAAGAACTCCGCAAATTGGGGGATTTTAGCCGCCTTCTACCAGACCTGTTGAACCCGCGTCTGAAAGGATATTTTGAGGTACTTACCGAGCGCGATCGCTTCACTACCCAAATGGATGAGGCATTAGAACCTTGGGATGCGTGGCTCACTCCTGTTGCTGCCACCCCTGCCTTTACCCATCGTCCTGCTTGGAGTGCTATTGAGATTGATGGCCGACCCTACCCTCATGCAGTGGCAAACGGAGCTTACACTATGCCATTTAATCTGAGTGGACATCCTGCGGTAGTGATTCCAATTGGACACACTCAGAATGGTCTACCGATTGGAATGCAAGTTGTTGGCAAACGGTGGCGTGAGATGGAGTTATTAGCGATCGCCCAGGAACTTGATAAAGTAATTAATGCTTTCCGAAGCCCGTTTGAAATTATTTAA
- a CDS encoding carboxymuconolactone decarboxylase family protein — MDFTIYTIETAKEASKKALLHAKETFGLIPNLEGILAESPATLKGGMALWDLFETTSFTPIEQQVIYLTANYEHDCRYCMAAHSGLAKMIGMTPEDIEALRHGQPLADQNLQALRLFTKRMIEARGWVSEPEIEEFLAAGYTKQQVLEVILGIAVKIIHNYTNHIAKTPLDKAFQPYVWSKPAPVS; from the coding sequence ATGGATTTTACGATTTATACCATTGAAACTGCAAAAGAAGCCTCGAAAAAAGCTCTGCTCCATGCTAAAGAGACATTTGGTTTGATTCCAAATCTAGAGGGGATTCTTGCGGAATCTCCCGCCACCTTGAAGGGAGGCATGGCATTGTGGGATTTATTTGAAACAACCAGTTTTACGCCTATCGAACAACAGGTCATCTATCTGACTGCTAATTACGAACATGACTGTCGCTACTGCATGGCAGCTCATTCAGGTTTAGCAAAAATGATTGGGATGACTCCCGAAGACATTGAAGCTCTGCGTCACGGGCAACCTTTAGCAGATCAGAATTTACAGGCCTTGCGGCTGTTTACTAAGCGGATGATTGAGGCGCGAGGTTGGGTGAGTGAGCCAGAAATTGAAGAGTTCCTAGCAGCAGGTTACACGAAGCAGCAGGTTTTGGAAGTTATTTTAGGAATTGCTGTAAAAATTATCCACAACTACACTAACCACATTGCTAAAACTCCTTTAGATAAGGCTTTTCAACCTTACGTTTGGTCAAAACCTGCGCCAGTTTCTTAA
- a CDS encoding HNH endonuclease translates to MTSKTRSRYSSNWDTIALEVKSKSDWKCTRCGIQCLRPTDKRDGLNRRERSIKTLVVHHWNYLPEDNRVENLAALCTACHLLFHTRRRGNISPGQLSLW, encoded by the coding sequence ATGACTAGCAAAACCCGCAGTCGCTATTCTTCAAACTGGGATACTATCGCACTTGAGGTTAAATCAAAATCCGACTGGAAATGCACGCGCTGTGGTATACAATGCTTACGCCCAACTGATAAAAGAGATGGGTTAAATCGTAGAGAACGCAGTATTAAAACTTTAGTGGTTCACCATTGGAATTATCTGCCCGAAGATAATCGAGTCGAGAATCTCGCGGCTTTATGCACAGCTTGTCATCTGCTGTTCCATACGCGACGACGGGGAAACATATCACCAGGACAACTATCTTTGTGGTAG
- a CDS encoding LuxR C-terminal-related transcriptional regulator, which yields MSVTLPTLIQKVTNASSVNQLCGHYMDAAGELFGSQHWGIYIHDWAGQQGTIHLQGLPDSFIDYYSKVGAALDKVMEYVVCHHAPAHEQIIFTEATWKQSELYQIGCGKIYDHEHIMTGPIVGEGRLIGTVQFARTSGNPAYNTQDLLQLSAICAHLSAKLALLRSQHELFVPKPKISLTPRELQMAALVAKGLTNAEIAAELWISQNTVKQTLKRIFRKLDVSARAEMVARLQLSRVCH from the coding sequence ATGTCTGTTACTTTACCAACATTGATTCAAAAAGTCACAAATGCTTCATCAGTGAACCAACTATGTGGACATTATATGGATGCAGCAGGAGAGTTGTTTGGCAGTCAACATTGGGGTATTTATATACATGACTGGGCCGGACAACAAGGTACTATTCATCTCCAAGGCTTACCAGATAGTTTTATTGATTATTACTCTAAGGTTGGTGCAGCTTTAGATAAAGTGATGGAGTATGTTGTTTGCCATCATGCACCCGCCCACGAACAAATTATTTTCACGGAAGCTACTTGGAAGCAAAGTGAACTGTATCAAATTGGTTGTGGCAAAATATATGACCACGAACATATTATGACTGGCCCGATTGTTGGAGAAGGAAGGTTAATTGGTACAGTTCAATTTGCCCGCACCAGTGGAAATCCAGCATATAATACGCAAGACTTGTTGCAATTGAGTGCCATCTGCGCCCATCTTTCTGCCAAATTAGCACTTTTACGCTCCCAACACGAGTTATTTGTGCCCAAACCGAAAATTTCTTTAACACCACGAGAATTGCAAATGGCTGCTTTGGTAGCCAAAGGTCTGACAAATGCAGAAATTGCCGCCGAGTTATGGATTAGTCAAAATACGGTCAAGCAGACTTTAAAACGTATTTTTCGGAAGCTGGATGTATCTGCAAGAGCGGAAATGGTTGCACGGCTGCAATTAAGTAGGGTGTGCCATTAA
- a CDS encoding multiubiquitin domain-containing protein has translation MIKVDGEQPFVDEIIDLEEFAKSGKVPPARCRGYRIRIGKQFYTVTRSTMTGRELLELAGKIPPERFRIDQKFRGGQTKRVGLEETVNLATPGVERFQTLPLDQTEGYTARRQFRLPEVDEEYLNASGLLWETVLESSNRRVILYNFPVPDGYNVRTVDLNLRIDTGYPDTQLDMVYFYPALALSNGKAIAAICNDTFDSKIWQRWSRHRTPANPWIPGEDYIGTHLGLVEHWLERELN, from the coding sequence ATGATTAAGGTAGATGGTGAACAGCCCTTTGTTGATGAAATTATTGATTTAGAGGAATTTGCTAAATCAGGAAAAGTACCACCTGCAAGGTGTCGTGGTTACAGAATCAGGATTGGCAAGCAATTCTATACTGTAACCCGTTCAACGATGACAGGACGTGAACTGCTAGAGTTAGCAGGTAAGATTCCACCAGAGCGGTTCCGTATTGACCAGAAGTTTCGAGGTGGGCAAACGAAGCGAGTTGGGCTAGAAGAAACGGTCAACCTTGCTACGCCAGGTGTTGAACGTTTCCAAACACTACCGCTTGACCAGACCGAAGGGTATACTGCTCGTCGTCAATTTCGGCTGCCTGAAGTGGATGAAGAATATCTTAATGCCTCTGGTTTACTGTGGGAAACAGTTCTTGAGTCTAGTAACCGACGTGTTATTCTCTATAATTTCCCAGTCCCAGATGGATATAACGTCCGCACAGTTGACTTAAATCTTCGGATTGATACAGGCTACCCTGATACCCAGCTTGACATGGTGTATTTCTATCCCGCTCTGGCGTTAAGTAATGGAAAAGCGATTGCAGCAATCTGCAATGATACTTTTGATAGCAAGATTTGGCAACGTTGGTCAAGACACCGTACACCTGCTAATCCCTGGATACCTGGTGAAGACTATATTGGTACGCATTTAGGGTTGGTTGAACATTGGCTGGAACGTGAACTAAATTAA
- a CDS encoding helix-turn-helix domain-containing protein gives MIGKRLKLARQGSGLSLRELESKIGNLVSAQAIGKYERDEMMPNSTTLIALAKALGVSETYLLGQSELELEGLEFRKKKITSKKEETHVVAAVLSHVERYLEIEEIIYAPSTEWDSPREAPFPVNSLRDAEFVAERLRIYWQLGTDPILNLAEFLESQGIKILSLSLDNNVSGLTCWVKRRNRKQVPVIVINADDNGERQRFTLMHELGHMVLATSPNLDVEKVAHRVASAFLMPASILWLEIGKRRSRLTIAELAQLKQLLGVSMQALTYRCKDLEIIDNSTFQTLFAEFGRRGWRTPPYEPFPVPKEQPHRFERLCFRALSENAISEAKAAELLGLTVCDLIARMDSAQEESIPNTDIRK, from the coding sequence ATGATTGGTAAAAGATTGAAGCTAGCAAGGCAAGGAAGTGGTCTATCATTACGAGAGCTAGAATCAAAAATTGGAAACTTGGTTTCGGCCCAGGCAATTGGCAAATACGAGCGGGACGAGATGATGCCGAACTCGACGACACTAATCGCTCTTGCCAAAGCTTTAGGGGTTTCTGAGACATATTTACTGGGGCAAAGTGAGCTAGAACTTGAAGGGTTAGAATTTAGAAAGAAAAAAATTACCAGTAAGAAAGAGGAGACTCACGTTGTAGCAGCCGTTCTGAGCCATGTTGAGCGGTATCTAGAAATTGAAGAGATTATTTATGCTCCAAGTACGGAATGGGACTCACCTCGCGAAGCTCCGTTTCCCGTAAATTCACTGAGAGATGCCGAGTTTGTGGCTGAACGTCTACGTATTTACTGGCAATTAGGGACTGACCCAATTCTTAATTTGGCTGAATTTCTTGAATCTCAAGGCATCAAAATTTTGTCTCTATCTCTAGACAATAATGTCTCAGGATTAACCTGCTGGGTAAAACGTCGTAACCGTAAGCAGGTACCCGTGATTGTGATTAATGCAGATGATAATGGTGAACGGCAACGCTTTACACTAATGCATGAACTTGGGCATATGGTGCTGGCTACTTCGCCCAACCTTGATGTAGAGAAAGTCGCTCATCGAGTTGCAAGTGCATTTCTCATGCCAGCCTCGATTTTATGGCTTGAAATTGGGAAGCGTCGTAGTCGCTTAACAATTGCAGAGCTTGCTCAGTTAAAGCAATTATTAGGAGTTAGTATGCAAGCATTAACTTATCGATGTAAAGACCTTGAAATTATTGATAATTCCACTTTTCAAACTTTGTTTGCTGAATTTGGGCGAAGAGGGTGGCGTACTCCTCCCTATGAACCATTTCCAGTACCTAAAGAACAACCACACCGCTTTGAAAGGCTTTGCTTTAGGGCTTTATCAGAAAATGCTATCTCTGAAGCCAAAGCGGCAGAACTGCTAGGTCTAACAGTGTGTGATTTGATAGCCAGGATGGATTCTGCTCAAGAAGAATCTATTCCAAATACTGATATACGTAAGTAG
- a CDS encoding DJ-1/PfpI family protein, with amino-acid sequence METMPQHIIGLVIYPDMTQLDITGPHQVFASMPNTQVLLLWKTLQPIVSNGGLTILPTTTFDECPQLDVLCVPGGVFGAVEMMQDAQMLAFLQKQAQSAKYVTAVCTGSLILAAAGLLKGYRAACHWAFQEQLRLMGVEVSNERVVVDSNRITGGGVTAGIDFALTIAAMLCGDYTAKFIELMLEYNPAPPFGVGSPEKAPSSLVQAVLKVAKPLIEASHTASHVT; translated from the coding sequence ATGGAAACGATGCCTCAACATATAATTGGTTTAGTCATTTATCCTGATATGACCCAACTAGACATTACTGGGCCACATCAAGTGTTTGCATCTATGCCCAATACTCAAGTTTTGCTATTGTGGAAAACGCTCCAACCGATTGTGAGTAATGGCGGACTCACGATTTTACCGACTACTACCTTTGATGAATGTCCGCAACTTGATGTATTGTGTGTTCCTGGCGGTGTTTTTGGGGCTGTAGAAATGATGCAGGATGCCCAAATGTTAGCTTTTTTGCAAAAGCAAGCACAGTCCGCTAAGTATGTGACTGCTGTGTGTACTGGTTCTTTAATCTTGGCAGCTGCGGGATTACTCAAAGGATACCGTGCAGCTTGTCATTGGGCGTTTCAAGAGCAGCTAAGATTAATGGGTGTAGAAGTAAGTAACGAAAGAGTAGTAGTAGACAGTAACCGAATCACAGGTGGAGGCGTAACAGCAGGAATTGATTTTGCTTTAACTATCGCGGCTATGTTGTGTGGAGACTATACAGCCAAATTTATTGAGTTGATGTTGGAGTATAATCCAGCTCCTCCTTTTGGCGTTGGTTCCCCAGAAAAAGCCCCTTCTAGTTTGGTACAAGCTGTGTTAAAGGTTGCCAAACCTTTGATCGAAGCATCACATACAGCTAGCCATGTGACTTGA
- a CDS encoding DUF6527 family protein, translating to MKWFYYACRVLKLWLLRKPLPLRTVWVMDLPEQLHSKCVYIAGEGEYLWYAAMCCPCGCGATLHMSLMPEGSPRWHLTEGLDGTISLHPSVWRTVDCRSHFFLQKGLIHWCSNN from the coding sequence ATGAAGTGGTTTTATTATGCCTGTCGAGTACTAAAGCTATGGCTGTTGAGAAAACCATTACCACTAAGAACTGTATGGGTAATGGATTTACCCGAACAACTGCATTCCAAATGTGTTTACATTGCTGGTGAAGGTGAGTATCTTTGGTACGCTGCAATGTGCTGTCCTTGTGGTTGTGGTGCAACGTTACATATGAGTTTAATGCCAGAAGGTTCACCGAGGTGGCACTTAACAGAAGGTCTAGACGGCACAATTAGTTTACATCCTTCCGTTTGGCGTACAGTTGATTGTCGAAGTCACTTCTTTTTGCAAAAAGGTTTAATACATTGGTGTTCTAACAATTAA